In the genome of Bacillus sp. S3, one region contains:
- a CDS encoding CotH kinase family protein, with protein MAVDTSIPHYKLFIKPIDLRELRRDIWIDEPVPAQLTIDGRRLEIDLSYRGSHIRDFSKKSYQIAFYNPKKYKGSSRMHLNAEFKDPSLIRNKLSFDFFSEIGVLSPQSKHVFLMQNGRADGVYLEIESVDENFLQRRVLPTGSIFYAVDGDANFSLMSDLDKETKKSLELGYERKCGTPEEDFYLQEFIFHINTIPQSDFEKEIQNYVDVEKYLRWIAGIIFTSNYDGFVHNYALYRNGTTGLFEVIPWDYDATWGRDVNGKVMEANYVPIDGFNTLTARLLDVDYFRNRYRNLLKEIMEQQFTLEFMMPKVERLLQQVRPFVLQDPYIKHNIADFDKEPEVISKYIEDRRMYLQRKLLNWE; from the coding sequence ATCGCCGTGGATACAAGCATTCCGCACTATAAGCTTTTTATTAAACCAATTGACCTGCGAGAGCTTAGAAGAGACATCTGGATTGATGAACCAGTTCCAGCCCAGTTAACGATAGATGGGAGAAGGCTTGAGATTGATTTAAGTTATCGTGGATCCCATATTCGAGATTTTTCGAAAAAGTCTTATCAAATTGCATTTTATAACCCTAAAAAATATAAAGGTTCTAGCCGGATGCACCTTAATGCTGAATTTAAAGATCCATCACTCATCCGAAACAAATTGTCTTTTGATTTCTTCTCAGAGATTGGCGTTTTATCACCGCAATCTAAACATGTTTTCTTAATGCAAAATGGCAGGGCAGATGGAGTTTATTTAGAAATCGAGTCGGTGGATGAGAATTTTTTACAAAGAAGAGTCCTTCCAACCGGAAGTATTTTTTATGCAGTCGATGGGGATGCAAACTTTTCTTTAATGAGTGACTTAGACAAAGAAACAAAGAAATCATTGGAGTTGGGATATGAAAGAAAGTGCGGCACTCCCGAGGAAGATTTTTACTTACAAGAATTTATCTTTCACATTAACACGATTCCACAATCTGATTTTGAAAAAGAAATCCAGAATTATGTCGACGTGGAAAAATACCTTCGTTGGATTGCCGGGATAATTTTCACATCTAACTATGATGGTTTTGTTCATAACTATGCCCTTTACAGGAATGGAACTACCGGCTTATTTGAAGTGATTCCCTGGGATTATGATGCAACATGGGGACGAGATGTCAACGGAAAGGTAATGGAAGCGAATTATGTCCCGATTGATGGTTTTAATACATTAACAGCAAGGCTCCTTGATGTTGATTATTTTCGTAATCGGTACCGAAACTTGCTTAAAGAAATTATGGAACAACAATTTACCCTGGAATTTATGATGCCAAAGGTTGAAAGATTGCTCCAACAGGTTCGTCCGTTTGTGCTGCAGGATCCTTATATAAAGCATAATATAGCTGACTTTGATAAGGAGCCTGAAGTGATTTCTAAGTATATTGAGGATAGAAGAATGTATTTACAGAGAAAATTATTAAACTGGGAATAG
- a CDS encoding DsbA family oxidoreductase, with protein MKIEVWSDYVCPFCYIGKRRLEEALDQFPHKDQVEVEFKSFELDPNSSEYSGQNIHEVLAKKYGMSIEQAKQANLGVGQQAASVGLTYDFEGMKPTNTFDAHRLAKFAKTKGKEAMVTEKLLHGYFSESKHIGDIDTLADIAEVSGIDRQEVLAVLQDKTAYANEVRADEGIAQQYQISGVPYFIINSKYAISGAQPLETFKGALEKVWEEESPAPILQDLSTEEDVSCADGNCVIPKEK; from the coding sequence ATGAAAATTGAAGTATGGTCTGATTATGTATGTCCGTTTTGTTATATTGGGAAACGCAGGTTAGAAGAGGCGTTAGATCAATTTCCACATAAAGATCAGGTAGAGGTTGAATTTAAAAGTTTTGAACTGGATCCGAATTCGTCCGAATACAGTGGTCAGAATATACATGAAGTGTTAGCAAAAAAGTATGGCATGAGTATTGAACAGGCAAAGCAAGCCAATCTAGGTGTCGGCCAGCAGGCAGCGTCAGTCGGATTAACATATGATTTTGAAGGGATGAAACCTACTAATACATTTGATGCCCACCGCTTGGCAAAGTTTGCGAAAACAAAAGGGAAAGAAGCAATGGTTACTGAAAAGCTCCTTCATGGCTATTTCAGCGAATCAAAGCATATAGGCGATATTGATACTTTAGCAGATATTGCTGAGGTATCAGGTATAGACCGGCAAGAGGTATTGGCGGTTCTTCAAGATAAAACCGCTTATGCCAACGAGGTGCGTGCAGATGAAGGAATAGCCCAGCAATATCAGATTAGCGGCGTTCCCTATTTTATTATCAATTCCAAATATGCCATTTCCGGTGCTCAGCCACTAGAAACGTTTAAAGGTGCGTTGGAAAAAGTTTGGGAGGAAGAATCACCTGCACCGATCCTTCAGGATCTTTCGACCGAGGAAGATGTTAGTTGTGCCGATGGAAACTGTGTGATTCCCAAAGAGAAATAG
- a CDS encoding CBS domain-containing protein, whose product MNKKQGQQLSERFEVAYNQVHEALRDIVQINDERFVVLVKVGAKKYQIIETFKKDLEQYARLRNAIVHEKMEVGFYIAEPNAKVVSHIEKIANVLSRPNYALSIASKKVVYFDVQDSILKVTDAIKEYGYSKFPIYKNKKCIGLLTAGSIVKWMAQHMEAGRVNLSDIRVSAILEYEKDRPIEIVNKSINIFEVENIFEKAHKKKRKIEGVIITENGSDDEVPLGIITAWDLIEIDYTVD is encoded by the coding sequence ATGAATAAAAAACAAGGACAGCAATTATCGGAGCGGTTTGAAGTCGCCTACAATCAAGTTCATGAGGCACTACGCGACATTGTTCAAATCAATGATGAAAGATTTGTAGTTTTGGTGAAGGTTGGGGCAAAAAAATATCAAATTATCGAAACCTTTAAGAAAGATTTAGAGCAATACGCACGGCTCAGAAACGCAATTGTCCACGAAAAAATGGAGGTTGGCTTCTATATCGCTGAACCAAATGCAAAGGTGGTTAGTCATATTGAAAAAATCGCCAATGTCTTAAGCCGTCCTAATTACGCACTTTCCATTGCCTCAAAAAAGGTCGTTTATTTTGATGTACAGGACAGCATTTTAAAAGTAACTGATGCCATAAAAGAATACGGTTATTCTAAGTTTCCAATCTATAAAAATAAAAAATGCATCGGCCTTTTGACGGCTGGATCAATCGTAAAATGGATGGCGCAACATATGGAGGCCGGACGAGTGAACCTATCGGATATCCGTGTTTCTGCTATTCTGGAGTACGAAAAAGATCGTCCGATAGAGATAGTCAATAAAAGTATCAATATATTTGAGGTTGAAAATATCTTTGAAAAAGCCCATAAAAAGAAACGTAAAATTGAAGGTGTAATTATCACAGAAAATGGGAGTGACGATGAGGTACCATTAGGCATTATCACCGCTTGGGATTTGATTGAAATTGATTATACTGTGGACTAA
- a CDS encoding response regulator transcription factor encodes MIRIVIAEDQELLLGAMGSLLNLEDDMEVVGLASNGEEALTLVHQLQPDVCLMDIEMPKITGLEAAEALNPSPCKVIILTTFARIGYFRRALEANVKGYLLKDSPSDELVSSIRSVIAGKRIYSPELMDSESSADELDNDKTINENSTDQSKTLGTVRSYFSTIIDKIKLPTG; translated from the coding sequence ATGATACGGATTGTCATCGCAGAAGATCAGGAACTGCTGTTAGGGGCAATGGGTTCGCTCCTCAATTTGGAAGATGATATGGAAGTAGTAGGACTGGCAAGCAATGGGGAAGAGGCACTTACGCTTGTACACCAATTACAGCCCGATGTTTGCCTGATGGATATTGAGATGCCCAAAATAACGGGACTTGAGGCAGCGGAAGCATTAAATCCGTCACCCTGCAAAGTAATCATTTTAACAACCTTTGCTAGGATAGGATATTTTAGACGTGCCTTAGAAGCGAATGTTAAAGGTTATTTATTGAAGGATAGTCCGAGTGACGAGTTGGTCTCCTCAATACGGAGTGTTATAGCTGGAAAGCGGATTTATTCTCCTGAATTAATGGACTCGGAATCCAGTGCTGATGAATTAGATAATGATAAAACTATAAATGAGAACTCTACTGATCAAAGTAAAACACTTGGCACCGTTAGAAGCTATTTTTCAACCATAATAGATAAAATAAAGTTACCAACCGGATAG
- a CDS encoding fatty acid desaturase has protein sequence MTLQNTKNLKKQMTPFEKSTTKQSIWQIINTVVPFMILWFLAYQSLSVSYWLTLVPSILAAGYLVRIFIIFHDCTHHSFFKSRRANRAVGTCMGVLTLFPFDQWGHEHSVHHATSGNLDKRGTGDIWTLTVDEYLAAPLKLRLAYRFYRNPLVMFGLGPIYVFLLKNRFNRKGARTKERNNTYLTNVIIVALIAIFCWAIGWQTFLLVQGTIFMISGSAGIWLFYVQHTFEDSYFEEDKEWEYVKAAVEGSSFYKLPKIMQFLTGNIGFHHVHHLSPRVPNYKLEEAHKNTPPLQNVPTITLTTSLRSLRFRLWDEKNKNFVTFKDIKSAAKSSVSHQIKPEL, from the coding sequence ATGACCTTACAAAATACGAAAAACTTAAAAAAGCAAATGACTCCTTTTGAAAAATCAACGACAAAGCAAAGTATATGGCAGATCATTAACACGGTCGTGCCATTTATGATCCTATGGTTCCTTGCTTATCAAAGTCTCTCTGTCTCCTATTGGTTGACACTCGTTCCATCCATCCTTGCTGCCGGGTATTTAGTACGGATTTTCATTATTTTTCATGATTGTACCCATCATTCGTTCTTTAAAAGCCGCCGTGCTAACCGAGCAGTGGGGACATGTATGGGGGTTTTAACATTATTCCCATTTGATCAATGGGGTCATGAGCACTCGGTTCATCATGCGACAAGTGGTAACCTTGATAAGCGAGGCACTGGAGATATTTGGACACTTACAGTTGATGAATACCTAGCAGCACCACTTAAACTGCGTTTAGCCTATCGATTTTATCGTAATCCTTTGGTAATGTTTGGATTAGGTCCGATTTATGTATTCCTTCTTAAAAATAGATTTAACCGTAAAGGTGCTAGAACGAAGGAACGTAACAACACCTATTTAACGAATGTAATCATCGTTGCTTTGATTGCAATATTCTGCTGGGCAATAGGGTGGCAGACATTTCTGTTAGTACAGGGCACAATTTTTATGATTTCAGGATCAGCAGGTATTTGGCTTTTTTATGTACAGCACACCTTTGAGGATTCCTATTTTGAAGAAGATAAAGAGTGGGAATACGTGAAAGCTGCTGTGGAGGGAAGTTCTTTTTATAAGCTTCCAAAAATCATGCAATTTTTAACAGGAAATATCGGCTTTCACCACGTACACCATTTAAGTCCAAGGGTACCTAATTATAAACTGGAAGAGGCACACAAAAATACACCTCCGTTACAAAATGTACCGACTATCACGCTTACGACAAGCTTACGGTCACTTCGCTTCCGCTTATGGGATGAGAAAAACAAGAATTTCGTGACCTTTAAGGATATTAAATCTGCAGCTAAAAGTAGTGTTTCGCATCAAATTAAACCAGAACTTTAA